One window from the genome of Marinobacter sp. LV10R510-11A encodes:
- a CDS encoding tyrosine-type recombinase/integrase, with protein sequence MIDELLASFDGAFSDNTVRAYRSDWMHYESWCNANGMQIMPATAENLATYIKDMATTLKSSTIRRRIDSLSSIFSLSKNPNPTHEPEVLLALRRMHRQIGRAQKQAEPLTREHMDKMKTRCNSSARGLRDKLILQLGYETMRRRAELCRLRLEDVRKMPKGKYALMLRFSKTDQYGEGTWIPISETLYQLIERWKKRIGEEEGYILRSVGKDGTVGEHLTPGSIIPILVDLQHRARLRALPRFSGHSLRVGAALDLLDKGVPLEKIMLRGGWSTKSTTLRYLSAWSGASIDVYEENKQA encoded by the coding sequence ATGATCGACGAACTTCTCGCCTCATTCGATGGCGCCTTCTCAGACAATACAGTCAGAGCCTACCGATCCGACTGGATGCATTACGAATCCTGGTGCAATGCCAACGGCATGCAGATTATGCCTGCCACCGCCGAGAATCTCGCCACTTACATCAAGGATATGGCAACCACGCTCAAAAGCTCAACCATCCGACGCCGAATAGACTCGCTTTCGAGCATTTTCTCATTATCCAAAAACCCCAATCCCACCCATGAGCCGGAGGTTCTGCTGGCCCTTAGGCGCATGCACCGGCAGATCGGTCGCGCCCAGAAACAAGCTGAACCACTCACCAGGGAGCACATGGACAAAATGAAAACTCGCTGCAACAGCTCTGCCAGAGGCCTTCGAGACAAATTGATTCTACAACTGGGCTACGAAACCATGCGCCGGCGCGCAGAACTCTGCCGGCTCCGGCTGGAAGACGTCCGTAAGATGCCGAAAGGTAAGTATGCCCTGATGTTAAGATTTTCCAAAACCGATCAGTACGGCGAAGGCACCTGGATCCCGATTTCCGAAACGCTGTATCAGCTGATCGAACGCTGGAAAAAACGCATCGGTGAAGAAGAAGGCTATATTCTGCGCTCTGTCGGAAAGGATGGCACGGTGGGAGAGCACCTCACGCCCGGCTCCATCATTCCGATTTTGGTCGACCTGCAGCATCGCGCCAGGCTACGCGCCCTACCACGATTCAGCGGCCACTCACTTCGGGTTGGAGCCGCCCTGGATTTGTTGGACAAAGGCGTGCCGTTGGAAAAAATCATGCTCCGCGGTGGCTGGAGTACCAAAAGCACCACGCTGCGGTACCTCAGTGCCTGGTCAGGGGCGAGCATCGATGTTTACGAAGAGAACAAACAAGCTTGA
- a CDS encoding tyrosine-type recombinase/integrase, whose protein sequence is MIDELLASFDGAFSDNTVRAYRSDWMHYESWCNANSMQIMPATAENLATYIKDMATTLKSSTIRRRIDSLSSIFSLSKNHNPTHEPEVLLALKRMHRQIGRAQKQAEPLTRDYMDKMKTRCNSSARGLRDKLILQLGYETMRRRAELCRLRLEDVRKMPKGKYALMLRFSKTDQYGEGTWIPISETLYQLIERWKKRIGEEEGYILRSVGKDGTVGEHLTPGSIIPILVDLQHRARLRALPRFSGHSLRVGAALDLLDKGVPLEKIMLRGGWSTKSTTLRYLSAWSGASIDVYEENKQA, encoded by the coding sequence ATGATCGACGAACTTCTCGCCTCATTCGATGGCGCCTTCTCAGACAATACAGTCAGAGCTTATCGGTCCGACTGGATGCATTACGAATCCTGGTGCAATGCCAACAGCATGCAGATTATGCCTGCCACCGCCGAGAATCTCGCCACCTACATCAAGGATATGGCAACCACGCTCAAAAGCTCAACCATCCGGCGCCGAATAGACTCGCTTTCAAGCATTTTCTCATTATCCAAAAACCACAATCCCACCCATGAGCCGGAAGTCTTGTTGGCTCTTAAACGCATGCATCGGCAGATCGGTCGCGCCCAGAAACAAGCTGAACCACTCACCAGGGATTACATGGACAAAATGAAAACTCGCTGCAACAGCTCTGCCAGAGGCCTTCGAGACAAGTTGATTCTACAACTGGGCTACGAAACCATGCGCCGGCGCGCAGAACTCTGCCGGCTCAGGCTGGAAGACGTCCGTAAGATGCCGAAAGGTAAGTATGCCCTGATGTTAAGATTTTCCAAAACCGATCAGTACGGCGAAGGCACCTGGATCCCGATTTCCGAAACGCTGTATCAGCTGATCGAACGCTGGAAAAAACGCATCGGTGAAGAAGAAGGCTATATTCTGCGCTCTGTCGGAAAGGATGGCACGGTGGGAGAGCACCTCACTCCCGGCTCCATCATTCCGATTTTGGTCGACCTGCAGCATCGCGCCAGGCTACGCGCCCTACCACGATTCAGCGGCCACTCACTTCGGGTTGGAGCCGCCCTGGATTTGTTGGACAAAGGTGTGCCGCTGGAAAAAATCATGCTCCGCGGTGGCTGGAGTACCAAAAGCACCACGCTGCGGTACCTCAGTGCCTGGTCAGGGGCGAGCATCGATGTTTACGAAGAGAACAAACAAGCTTGA
- a CDS encoding toll/interleukin-1 receptor domain-containing protein — MYKGFRLTSGFKLDAQNRPAKERRNQVDLQSVKEMIVSGEPIDAKKVADKLFPIGTPDVFLSHSFDDRDDALRLAAAMQELGLSVFIDSEVWASVYDFLREVDDQYCWQSMTNTYHYEKRNQSTAHVYMVLNTALHNMIDRAEAFLFIDSENSLVASASEMTELVDKQKTFSPWVHSELMISSMIRRTPPPRYSDRRGVVKSEASTEVFDEAMNLEVYHPAPVRHLKLLRSDILNKWLSGGKPINKHSLDELYSLIG; from the coding sequence ATGTACAAAGGATTTAGGCTGACATCAGGCTTTAAACTCGACGCCCAGAATCGACCAGCCAAGGAACGACGAAACCAAGTGGATCTCCAGTCTGTCAAGGAGATGATAGTGTCCGGCGAGCCAATTGATGCAAAGAAAGTTGCCGATAAGCTTTTTCCGATCGGAACTCCAGATGTGTTCCTTTCACACTCGTTTGACGATAGGGATGACGCCTTACGATTGGCTGCTGCAATGCAGGAGTTGGGGTTAAGTGTTTTCATCGATTCAGAAGTTTGGGCGTCGGTGTACGATTTTCTGCGTGAGGTTGATGATCAATACTGCTGGCAATCTATGACGAACACTTACCATTATGAAAAGCGCAACCAATCAACAGCGCATGTGTATATGGTTTTGAACACGGCGCTTCATAATATGATCGACCGGGCTGAAGCCTTTCTGTTCATAGATTCTGAGAATTCATTGGTTGCCAGTGCCAGCGAAATGACGGAGTTGGTTGACAAGCAAAAAACTTTTTCCCCATGGGTACACTCGGAGCTAATGATCAGTTCTATGATCAGAAGAACCCCGCCACCTCGTTATTCGGATAGACGGGGCGTTGTGAAGTCAGAAGCTTCAACTGAGGTTTTTGACGAGGCTATGAATCTTGAAGTATACCATCCTGCACCGGTCAGACATTTAAAGCTTCTCAGGTCAGATATACTGAATAAATGGCTTTCAGGCGGTAAACCAATAAACAAACACTCATTAGATGAGCTTTACAGCTTGATTGGTTGA
- a CDS encoding addiction module antidote protein translates to MSDNIYDYDPAAALDSKDAIAIFLADALETGDSGYIAKAMGVVARAKGMAELARETGLSREQLYRSFSGQGNPTLKTMLAVTRALGVDLTTRPHQEPVVVQNSQA, encoded by the coding sequence ATGAGCGACAATATTTATGACTACGATCCGGCGGCGGCGCTAGACAGCAAGGATGCCATTGCGATATTTCTTGCTGATGCACTGGAAACCGGTGATTCTGGCTACATCGCTAAGGCGATGGGGGTAGTGGCACGCGCCAAGGGTATGGCAGAGCTGGCACGTGAAACCGGCCTTTCCCGTGAACAGCTATACCGCTCATTCAGTGGGCAGGGCAACCCTACGCTGAAAACCATGCTTGCGGTAACGCGGGCGTTGGGCGTGGACTTGACGACTCGCCCACACCAAGAACCTGTAGTGGTGCAAAATTCCCAGGCGTGA
- a CDS encoding Rpn family recombination-promoting nuclease/putative transposase: MATNHHDTGYKELFSHPEFVQQLVEGFAPSEIAGLMDFNTLKNHSGNYITPLFEEKFEDVVWSVEITWEGVPQQVYLYILLEFQSRVDRTMPIRLMHYVACFYDHLLKNKVTTPKGGLPPVFPIVLYNGSQRWTAEQDVYEMVQPEPPAFLRVYQPHLRYYLVDEGRYTDEELGLRQTPLSGVFGVENAGHSWEALQQAVDRVVAIIQSDPNKDRTDRIITRWLKRHLQRLGAEVHLDQLNSLVEDRDMLAENLENLVKKERLEGMLAGRQEGRQEGRQEGRQEGEHMKAEQIARNLIAMGLLTDAQIATASGLSDDEVKVLRKEQKH; this comes from the coding sequence ATGGCAACGAATCACCACGACACCGGTTACAAGGAATTGTTCAGCCACCCGGAATTTGTACAACAGTTAGTTGAGGGGTTTGCTCCCTCTGAAATTGCCGGCCTAATGGATTTCAATACGCTCAAGAACCATAGTGGTAATTATATTACGCCGCTGTTCGAGGAGAAGTTCGAAGACGTCGTGTGGTCTGTTGAGATCACTTGGGAAGGCGTGCCTCAGCAGGTGTATTTGTATATTCTGCTGGAGTTTCAATCCCGGGTTGATCGCACTATGCCAATCCGGTTGATGCACTATGTGGCCTGTTTTTACGACCACCTGCTGAAGAACAAGGTGACAACACCAAAAGGTGGGTTGCCGCCAGTATTCCCTATCGTGCTTTACAATGGTTCGCAGCGCTGGACCGCAGAGCAGGATGTTTACGAGATGGTGCAGCCGGAACCTCCTGCTTTCTTGCGTGTCTATCAACCACACTTGCGGTATTACCTGGTGGATGAAGGACGTTATACTGATGAAGAGTTGGGCTTGCGCCAGACACCGTTGAGTGGGGTCTTTGGCGTCGAGAATGCCGGCCACAGCTGGGAGGCTTTGCAGCAGGCGGTGGATCGGGTTGTGGCGATCATACAGTCGGACCCAAATAAGGATCGTACCGACAGAATCATTACCCGCTGGCTCAAGCGCCATTTGCAGCGACTCGGGGCTGAAGTACACCTGGATCAGCTCAACAGTTTGGTGGAGGACAGAGATATGTTGGCAGAGAATTTGGAGAACTTGGTTAAGAAAGAACGGCTTGAAGGCATGCTGGCAGGGCGTCAAGAAGGTCGTCAAGAAGGTCGTCAAGAAGGGCGTCAAGAAGGTGAGCACATGAAGGCTGAGCAAATTGCCCGTAACCTGATTGCGATGGGTCTGCTGACCGATGCTCAAATTGCGACAGCTTCTGGCTTGTCCGATGATGAGGTCAAGGTACTTCGTAAAGAGCAGAAACACTGA
- a CDS encoding protein-export chaperone SecB, with amino-acid sequence MNRSPLQLQHYHFVTLALHAREGLNPANLAKNESPYPDFEGVHLEPEVSLFSDDDAGDCGPYLLRLEMAYKPEDDHFPYSFEVIIEGVFGLKDSGSVEDCKKTVVINGASVLYSAAREQLMTLSGRHMYGPMLLPALNFQHLDL; translated from the coding sequence ATGAACCGTTCGCCACTTCAATTGCAGCACTATCATTTTGTGACTCTGGCCCTTCACGCCAGAGAAGGTTTGAATCCCGCCAATTTGGCTAAAAACGAAAGCCCTTATCCAGATTTTGAGGGTGTTCACCTAGAGCCGGAAGTAAGCCTGTTCAGTGACGATGATGCCGGAGATTGCGGGCCATATCTGTTGCGGCTGGAGATGGCTTATAAGCCGGAAGATGACCATTTTCCGTACAGCTTTGAGGTGATTATTGAAGGTGTGTTTGGTCTTAAAGACAGTGGCAGCGTCGAAGATTGCAAAAAAACTGTCGTAATCAATGGCGCTTCAGTACTGTATTCCGCCGCCAGAGAGCAACTGATGACACTGAGCGGGCGTCACATGTACGGACCAATGCTATTGCCCGCGCTGAACTTTCAGCACCTCGATTTATGA
- a CDS encoding DUF6036 family nucleotidyltransferase, translated as MLLEPRGYPVIEPGTALGKALVEFFSVLEPVYADGTMGVFQVIVFGGCAVHIHTQSRGSADVDAEVASHGRADRSEIIGLLGDDAYVFFDEEGVSQMLELDLSFNTTLGPLHEDYEDRVIRLTTQSDIPNVEVYVASPVDVAISKLGRFGDRDQKDIQSLLRLPFVNVNEFERLAREAIGYYVGNKMPVLGNLESSLKDYQ; from the coding sequence ATGCTGCTAGAACCGAGAGGTTACCCCGTGATTGAGCCTGGAACGGCGCTTGGCAAAGCTCTTGTAGAATTCTTTAGTGTACTGGAGCCCGTTTATGCAGATGGGACGATGGGAGTTTTTCAGGTGATCGTTTTCGGGGGCTGTGCGGTGCATATTCATACTCAGTCCAGAGGGAGTGCTGACGTGGATGCAGAGGTTGCTTCTCACGGCCGTGCTGACCGATCTGAGATTATTGGACTATTAGGCGACGATGCATACGTTTTTTTTGATGAGGAAGGTGTGTCCCAAATGTTGGAGCTGGACCTCAGCTTTAATACGACACTAGGCCCGCTGCATGAAGACTATGAAGATCGTGTGATTCGTTTAACGACGCAAAGTGATATTCCGAATGTCGAGGTTTACGTAGCCAGTCCAGTTGATGTGGCCATATCCAAACTAGGTCGCTTCGGAGACCGGGATCAGAAAGATATACAGTCCTTACTCAGGTTGCCGTTCGTGAATGTTAATGAATTCGAGCGACTGGCTCGTGAGGCCATTGGTTATTATGTCGGCAATAAAATGCCAGTATTGGGTAACTTGGAATCATCGCTGAAAGATTATCAGTGA
- a CDS encoding helix-turn-helix domain-containing protein, producing the protein MSTIDKEFADLCNSIWEDENVIFEAKAQDVAIVLASAVQEAGLSSAALAEQLNWKRSRVSKVLTGSSNLTLKTIFQVCRAIGLEFDVILRKAHQQSEVVDPEKHQAMQQEAVNNLYKSRQLLHASTELHRKVSQSALATRNYTREEARMKLVA; encoded by the coding sequence GTGAGTACCATCGATAAAGAGTTTGCGGATCTGTGCAATTCGATTTGGGAAGATGAAAACGTTATTTTTGAAGCCAAAGCTCAGGATGTTGCCATCGTATTGGCCTCAGCCGTCCAAGAGGCAGGGTTGTCCAGTGCAGCCCTGGCCGAACAGCTCAACTGGAAAAGAAGTCGTGTATCCAAAGTGCTCACCGGTAGCTCAAATCTTACGTTGAAAACCATTTTCCAGGTTTGCCGAGCTATAGGGCTAGAATTTGACGTAATACTTAGAAAGGCTCATCAGCAGTCTGAAGTTGTAGATCCTGAGAAGCACCAGGCGATGCAGCAGGAGGCTGTGAATAATTTGTACAAATCCCGGCAGCTGTTGCATGCGTCCACCGAGCTACATCGCAAAGTATCCCAAAGTGCGCTTGCAACTCGTAATTACACTCGCGAAGAAGCCCGAATGAAGCTGGTGGCTTAG
- a CDS encoding type II toxin-antitoxin system PemK/MazF family toxin — translation MDLTPGEVLLCEFYFSDFQTSKRRPVIVFKDNLPFDDFVGIPVSSQTLRLHDDEFILEPSDMALGALPKRSKIMVRKTFVISRQVIVKKYGQLSDARFQRLHEDFCHFFGCCS, via the coding sequence ATGGACCTGACCCCAGGGGAGGTGTTGCTGTGTGAGTTCTATTTTTCGGACTTCCAGACTAGCAAACGTCGGCCAGTGATTGTGTTTAAAGATAACCTGCCGTTTGATGACTTTGTTGGCATACCGGTTAGCAGTCAGACTTTGCGGCTGCATGATGATGAATTTATTCTGGAGCCATCCGATATGGCGCTGGGAGCTTTGCCAAAGCGTTCGAAGATCATGGTTCGTAAAACGTTTGTTATTTCGCGGCAGGTCATTGTAAAAAAGTATGGTCAGTTGTCGGATGCGCGGTTTCAGCGGCTGCACGAAGATTTTTGCCATTTTTTCGGGTGCTGCTCATAA
- a CDS encoding type II toxin-antitoxin system RelE/ParE family toxin, translating to MLTLDIKQTDTYRKLERKIRESRAKALISYRIFRLANNLAGDVKSVGQGVSELRIHHGPGYRVYFKQRGNEVVILLCGGDKSTQQSDIDTAQRLAVEWEGL from the coding sequence GTGCTTACGCTCGATATTAAACAGACTGATACCTACCGAAAATTGGAGCGTAAAATCCGTGAATCGCGTGCCAAGGCACTGATTTCTTACCGCATCTTTCGGCTCGCCAATAACCTTGCAGGGGATGTAAAGTCGGTGGGGCAGGGCGTCAGCGAACTGCGCATCCACCATGGCCCTGGGTATCGTGTTTACTTCAAGCAGCGCGGTAATGAGGTGGTTATTTTGCTTTGTGGCGGGGATAAAAGCACCCAGCAAAGTGATATCGACACGGCGCAACGCTTAGCAGTTGAATGGGAGGGGTTATGA